The Anguilla rostrata isolate EN2019 chromosome 1, ASM1855537v3, whole genome shotgun sequence nucleotide sequence GGACGCGTCGCGCGTGCATGCATTGCGTTATTTCTGGGATGGAGACAGTGCTTGGAAACAAAACTGCCTTTTGAATCGGTTTCTTTTCTCATGTAGCCTATTAACTTTTGCTGGatacttaacaaaaaaaatcatttgtatATCACTATATCTTCCGTGCAGTTGATGGTATGATGTCAGTGTTCAGTTTCCGTGGCACCAGAAGGAGCGGAGCTTCTGGGTTCATCTGCATGCTCcttagtgtttcttttgcagtCTACGTTGTCGGGTACAAGCCCGTCATTATAGTCCACGGACTATTCGACAGCCCCAAAGAGTTGGTAAACTTGAGCCGCTTTATCAGTAAGGTGAGTGAATTAGatcattaattaataattaataattaattaattgtaataTGTGAGGTTTGAAAAAATCGCTTTCACTGGCCTGTTTCTGTGAAACCTGAAAGCATAGTTTATTTTAGTGGAAAGGTTCACTTGCATCAAAATACGcatgtattattaaaaatgttgttgttgttgttgttgttgttgttattattattattattattattattattattattattattattattattattaactttaGCTCTACATTTACAAGTAATCCGAACTACAACTTGTCGAACTTTCCAATGGAAACTTGTTAATTAAGCTTGTGTTAAGATTAAGAATACCTGGGTTTGGTATAGTTTCAGAGTGACTTTTCacccaaccccctccacccaTAGCATGTATCGCCAGAACTTCTCTTTCAGTGAAAAGTGAAATTAACTGTTCAGTGAGAAGCACCGGTTCCTGTTTTTAGCGTCAAAACAGTTCTTTCTTATCACAATGGCACAGAGTCTAATAATATAAGTCTGTAAAACTGGTATGATGTGAAACTGAAGTGAAAGGGGCCTGTTGCACGATCTGCAGTTTCACTGCAATGCCACTAGAGTAAGAGAGGATTACACAGGGGTGTGGATTCTGAATCTAATTTGGGGATgagaaaaatggtaaaaatcaTGTCAAAAAGAATATTCCCACATTTAATCCATAGTTAAATCAGTGCCCTCTCccacataatacatttttttacttgtttataGGGATGCCAAAGAGCTTCAGAATGgatgcagagaaagagagtttgATGCAGTCTAGTGCTTATTTACCACTATGCCATTCAATGTTAAAAATACTATGATGTACAGTACTGATGCCAttcaaaatgctaaatatgacatattatgaatgtattttgtaCTATAGCCATAGGCCTTCATACCATTGCAGAAAAATGTACTGTTCTCTGCTGTTATCTCAGCTCTCACTAACCTCCACCTCTCAGTCACATCCAGGTACAAATGTGACAGTGATTGACCTGTTTGACTACAAAGCCAGCCTAAAGCCAATGTGGAAGCAAGTGCAGGGCTTCACACAGGTGGTCCGCTCCATCCTGCAAAACGCTGTGGACGGTGTCCACCTCATCTGCTTTTCCCAAGGTCTTtactgcatgcatgtctgttttTAATAAGAATATTACAGCAAAATAGTCGGTCCTCTCTGCATTTACTTCCTCTCTTGTTCTTTTGTCCGTTTTCAATGTCACTATGTAAAACATCTGTTGCGGTATCTTTACAGAAATAATTTTCACTTCTCCCCTCAGCTTCTCGATGTTCTGTTGTTTGCTGAAACTTAACATGTTGTCCTCACTTCTCTTAAATTCAAGTTAATTGATATGGtctctcttggtctctctctgtctctctctcaatctctctcttaATCTCTGCACCACTTTTTCTAACTCAGGTGGATTGGTGTGTAGAGGAATTGTCTCCACTCTTCCGGACCACAATATTCACTCATTTATTTCGCTGTCTTCCCCACAGGGGGGCCAATATGGAGGTCAGTATTAAGCATTCActtcaataataacaataaaatgacaTGGCAATCGCATTGATAGTCAATACTGACATCATTGCAGGTTGTATTTGTTTGactttttacatgttttatacTCACTGCTTCTCCTCATTTCCCTCTTTGGCACCAGAGGAGTGGTTGGAAcattacagtgaaataaagTGTAATTTTTTGCTTTGCCTCAAATGTTTCTTAAGCCCCAGAGCTACATTTGTTCTTTAATACAGTTAAATGTTTACGTATGTTTTGCCCTCTCCTCACACAGATAAgtatttttgttacattactCTGCTGTCCAATAGCATAGATGTTAAACTCACAGGTAAGTTATTTTCACATTAGGCTGGGCTTTCACACTAGATTGCTTTCACATACACTACCATTCAAATGTTTGGAATCACTTTTAGTGAAGCCATTACTCCAGCATATTGAGAACACACTGTGTTACCTCATTCTTAAGTATTCATGCTAATGTGCTAATTTGGTACTAGAGAAAGCACTTCCATTATATTAAGCACTGCTGGAAACAATTGTGCTGTTTAATTAagctacaaaatatttttagttcAGTTGCTAGTACACTGGCATTTATAAGTTGAATTTTGGTTTTAAAACTTGTCAAAAAGAAATAGCTTTCTCCAGAAACTCATCAGTCAATTGTTATTTTGAGAGATGAAGGCTATTTTGTGCGTGAGATTGCGTGAGATTTTATACAAAAGTGTGCACTACTGTTTGGAAGAAGAGAGCAAACTGGATCTAACCAGGACAGAAAGAGCAGTGGAAGGCCCAGATGTGTGACTGCTCAAGAGGACATGTACATCAGAGTCTCTGGTTTGAGAAACAGACACCTCACAGGTCTTCAGCTGGCAGCTTCATTGAATAGTACTCGCCAAACATCAACATCATCTGCTACAGTGAAGAGACAACTCTGGGTTGTAGTAATAATACTAATAGTAACCTTGAGTGTACTTTTTGATCAATTAATGATACCTTTGTGAACAAAAGTTAACTTTCAAAAAGTATCAATTTCTTTCTAAAACATAAACATTCCTCAGTGATTTCAAACTTTTGAACGGTAGTGTATGTTGGGTCAAATTCATTTGTGATGAATTGTAATTTTACACAAGATGTCTCATTTCCATGTTCATCACAGACACAGAATACCTGAAATATGCTTTCCCAAAGTTCCTAAAGAGACAGGTTTATAAAATCTGCTACCGCTCCGTGGGACAAAAGCTGTCCATCTGCAACTACTGGAAGGGTGAGAATGGACTATCCTTTGCATTCCTTTGAGTCAGGGTATGTAATCCTGTCATTTGAGGGTTTCTTTCCTGTATAGGGTAAAGGGCTGGAACAGCAACACCAATATTCTTGTTAATGCGTTTTTGACTCACTTTGCTGTGAATACAGATGAGGTTTTCTCTAATTCTCTTCCAGACCCCCACCACATAGACCAGTATGTGAAAGGCAATGATTATCTTGCATTGCTGAACAGTGAGAGGCTTAACCCCAGTGCAGCAGGTAATAAACTCTTGGCGGTTTTAACTTCATCAGCCAAAGGCTCAACCTCTAAGTTAGTTTTTAAACTGTACAGGACTAGTTGGTACAttataaattcaaaatggccataaacttaaaaaaaaaaaaaaaaattatatatatatatatatatatatattttttttaaaaccagctgCCCTTTTTCACAGTCATATTTTGACTTTGTTCTATCTTTAATGTGTGTCACAggtgtaatttgtattttaaaacagtgaTAAACACCTCATTATCGATCATTATCAAAGTTAGTGTCAGTATCAATTTACATTTGgtcacatttctgtaaataaacaaacgCAGCAATGACTGAGTAGTGAGTCTGCATGTTCATGATATACCTCTATTTTTGTTAGTTTGGAAGAAGAACTTCCTGCGCATTAAGAAATTGGTGTTGATCGGAGGACCAGATGATGGTGTCATCACTCCTTGGCAGTCCAGGTCTGTAagcactcactccctctcttttttcctttttctgctgtttttttctgacacCTCAGCTCTCCCTTTATTGTCTATGATCTCATTTGTTGATAACTAAgtcagcgtttcccaacctttttccttccaCGGCACACactccaaatttacagaatctcatggcacaccacgTCGACAGAAAAAAACCGAGAGCGACGTACTGACGTTGATGTGACgtgccaacagtaggcctaaatgttcttttggggttttaattaagcgatacgcattttaattacatttattttggcttttgtgaatgggatttgttcatttaattttttttaaattaatttgaacattaaaaggattcaaggatttttcacacagcacacctggcCTTGCCAGacggcacaccggttgggaaacgctgaaCTAAGTCTCTTTCCAGCCCTCTCTGCATTTCTGAGGCTTTTTGTCTCTGTGTGACCCACTTGGTGCTGAGCTCATACTCATGctgcctttctctctcaacagccattttggcttttatgatgaaaatgaagaagTTGTTGAGATGAAGGACCAGGATGTGAGTCAAATgttgttaatttttattattattatgatgatgatgactattagtattataatatatttaggGAAATTactgacatttctttttttcatataacAGGTGTATGTGAAGGATGTGTTTGGGCTGAAGACACTGGATGCCAGAGGAGacttggttgtgtgtgtgtttcccggAGTGAAGCATACCAGTTGGCACTCCAATGAAGCAGTGTACAATGACTGCATCGATAAGTGGCTCACATAAAGCGTGATCATTgtgacaacaaaataaaacatgttctgCACATATTACTGCTGAGTGATGCAAATGCATACACAAAACGTGTTCTGTTCACGTTTCTTTGTTTCTGATATAATAGTTAAGCATGGTAGAAATATAGTACATTAAAGGACTTGATAAACAACTGTTCTTAACATATGGAAATTTAAAGTAAAGTTAAAGGACACAAATTATAGTCAGATGCTGGAATGAGagcacattctgtttttttcctatATAGATCTATAGTTTCATGGTTTTGAGAAAACGGGACATTTGTGCATTCGAAAATGTGATCCTACTGTGGtttctgatgtttgtttttaagacaTTTTGCTAACttttacatcttgtggtaaatTACAGGGGTGCAAatggaatgaaaaatgttgcaACAGAacatttgtactgtatttagcttttctgttctgtaatgATGGGCTAACAATTTCTCTTCCAAATAAAGTTCCTGTATTTGGGAGTCTATCATGcaactaaaaacaaaatgacttcTAGCTTTACTGTATGGGCCATGTAGGCCTGGACACAAATATAATTAACTTCATTGATAAACAACCATGACATTCTAGTCCATGTGTCCAAGTATTTTCATGTAATTACATTGTTTTGCCTccctttgaggaaaaaaattgtgtattGTACTTCATGCTTTTTGTGACAAATTTATTAAGTTGTGATGCAGGGCTGAGGGTGGCCACTGATCATGTggtgaacagacagaaaaacctAAATGTTTGCTGTCTGTCTTTTATTGCCCAAAAATGACAACCCAACAGAATTCTCAACCAAACAAGGAAAAaggccaatctggcaaccaaacACCTCCTAGGCAAAGTAATAACAAAACCGATGATTGGTTAATAAGACACAGCTAGAGGGCCCGCTGCATCAGCTGGTGGCGGGGGCCACTCATCCAGGGACAGGGCGGCAGAGCAGTGGCCTCTGGCGGCACCCTCGGACTGGGTGGCAAAGCTGCGACTTTTGGCAGGTCTGCTGGTAGGGCACAGTCCCCATGGTGGCGAGGATCCCCACACCACTTGCACCACAAAGACTCATCGTGCTCGTCCCGGGCCTCGTCCTCCTCTGACTCGAGGGCTTCCAGTCCTGGCCCAGGCAGGCACCCAGGTTCTCCATGGGCCACCCTTCCAGGTCTTGGGCGTAACAGGTATTGGCAGCAACGTCAGCAAGGTAGACAACTCGTCCAGCTCCTTGCGTGCACAGCTCCTGATTGAAATAGTAAGAAACTTAATTTTCTCCCTATCGTAAGCCCTTCGCAACATTGTGTAAAAATGAAGTTTACCTTAATAAGCTACATCTATGACATTGGCACTTGCATTCCATGGAAAAATATTACAACATTGAACACAATACAATATGTgcctgtttatatttttgtaatgccattttcaaaaatgtttaccATGTGTTTTGAAAGAGCACTTCACAAATAAGGTCAACAGCTTTTGCAAGCATGTGGGGAACACTCCAGTCTCATCCAAAAGTGAGGTATAACGTATGGGCTCAAATTAGTTCCAAAAGTACTTTGTACTTGCaagcaatgacttgtgcttgcaacttatggcgtgtgtttgtgcattgcgagttgaaactgaaactaacagttgattttattttcggtgcggcgcgtaagcagcacggcgaagcagcactgCGCGGCGCGTCGTGTGTCTACAcgggttccgtttgtgtcgcgcaaaggcttgcttaaagctctatattcctagtagccctcgcagtctgcagtgggattacatcgtgtatttcacgtttgctcacgactgttgattatgggttaagtgaatacttggtgagagacctttttcagtttgttaatttggtaatattttgttaactcatgtaaatacgtgagaaagtaaactctttaaagaattaccataagcttaaatcgcaacgtagcctacataataatcaatctcaaaatgtatgtatttgcttggttaacaagcgtgccaactttatgaagaatatgtaatgatcataataataaataatccgtaatcaaccattgggaattcccgtgccgtcttgttattcacgtcaaaacatttatatgatcatatttagtaaaatcagctaatcatcaaaaagatgaTAACAATTTAAACTTGGAGGGATATGagcaccacaacgccatgaataCAGGAAGCTGtcaagtacaagtgcaataaaggcttgcttacaacttcacttataaaataggtgcattttcatcggcaagaccactaaataatcagattttttaaagctctgtggattatctgatttttatcaACAACCCCTTTTTAAAAGCTCGGCGAAcaaagacatcggagaagtcaaataggctgagcaatggttggttaaaaactacctttcaacactcgagctaacaaaccgctgctcggtgcatccacttctacatcattcgataggctacgtcttcctgtggtgtattttcaaatttaccccaccccctccgcaaaataaggtagcgaaactaagtttgccttttccccaggttgcggtttttaaaaatttttctgcaaggacaatacaaaaacaaaagggcttgtattttttagctgcttataaaatatctgggagggaactagggacacacccccagtagcCTAATatggatgaaatataaatcagagcatgtatacctagcattttagagcatatttctgtgtataaacaggtcatcATGACGCGCGGCAAgcagaaaaatagaacagaagcgaaaaactacgcttcagttcgcttgtgtcgcacaAGTTTCGCACCCGGTTCGCGCCGCGTTCGCAGCTGGTGTAGAGGaggtcgcccgctgccgttgtaataacagtacttcaactacgcttcactTACGCGCGTAGTACGCGCGTCGTGCGCTCGCGGCCGCTACAcgtgcggtgggtgtccggcttGAGTCTGTAATCGTTGCGCTTGTCTGCTTTCTGTCGCTGAAAAAACATGTTCTTGGAGCTGAAAATGTGTCTTATTTGAAAAACTCACTCCctccacacactgaaaaaaaaaaaagactccaaATGTTTGATCGCAATGACATCCTCTCCCTGGGTGTTTGCCCtacttgatttaaaaatgtaactataATTGATAAATAGTATGGTTGGTTACATGCTATATAAAAATTGTgtagtttaaataaaattaatgattaatgataAACGTTTCTGCCGATAACTAGAAAACCACAGGCTACACAATGTGTACACTTTTCGCTTTTTATATCACCTGTGAAATTAACTCTTCGGACCCAAAGTTGATTGTCGTCTTCACTACCCTAGTTTTTTGTAGATGAAACAGGTGTATCCAATATATTCCACAATAGATATGAAACCCCTTATTTTGTTTAGAATACTTGGCCCTATCGGGAAATGTCAAGCTTCTGGGATGGATATATTTGGCTAAGTTGTTGACCCTATTATATggaattcaaaataattttcgCTTCCTAAAACATGTTCATTTGAGTATACAAGCTTACATTATGCGCTAGGTTGTAAAAATTGACCACATCATTGAGCCATATCAATAGCTCATACCATTGTTTTATGAAGCACAAACATATTCGTAAGAGTACCTGTTGGTAAACTGGAAtggttaaataatttttttcttttatcttaaTGGTTCTGCAACCaattcaaaaaaaacaaatacattcaataataataaatagtaaaataaattaacattataTATCActaagataaaacaaaaataaatacctttaTAAATGTCTGTGACTACTCATATATACATATTCCAATAGTCAATATGAATagtttgcattttattatttaagcaAAAATGCTCCCacgttcagaaaaaaatgagttATTCAACAGAGATTACAGGTAGTGCTTTAATTACTTCAGACTAACatcttttgttttctgaagaAACCATACCAAAAATAACACTTTCATTGTCTCCAACTATTTCTGTGGTACCTTGCTGtgtgaacatttattttgtatttgaaaacgTGTTATTCACAGAAGATAACCTACCATAAAGCATCCAGTTGTTCCTACACAAGGGATCAATACAAGCGAtagcaaaaaatatttgtaaatacacCATTTTACAATAATCTGTGTAATTCACCAATACAAGTACCAAGTATATCAAGTGAAAAAAGACCCTTTTTAATGTGTTTGCAACCCATGTTTTCTTTCGTACATGGGTttagaaaaaacattcaaacgtaGTAGGTTTATATCTGtattcagggaaaaaaaaacaatcctaatGTGCTCTCCCGGTgtaaagctgaaaatgtgtttaccAGATGTATCCTAATGTAAAACCATCAGCTGACAGGCTACCCTCAAGTCCCATCGCTGTCAGGCTATCTAATAGATCTAAATAATGAGAAATCATGATGGAAATGCTCACAATCGAAAAAGAAGCCTATTCTTCTGCCcctgaatgaataaaatatggcaAATGTTGAGCAAAATATCCTGTCTGCCAGATTTTCCAGATCTAAGGCTAGACAATGCTCAGAAGCTGCCAGAGCAAATTAccacattgtttattttgtgtatctGTATTCACTGTAGAGCTAGGGTTATTCCCAATGATCAGACACCCTCTTTATGGCTAAATTATATTTGGGAATAAACACAGCAGCACCTGCATGCCTAGAAACAGGTTCCTTAGAACTATCTGTGAATAGAGTCAACATTCCTTGGAAGTGTTGTTTAATGTATCcctgaacaggtggaaaactggATTTTCCTTTCCGTTCCTGTTGTAAACTCAAGTCTACACTTGGCATTGGGAGTAGCCACAAAGAAATAGAGGAAATTGGAACTTTAGGGCTATAGGGTAGATTGTGCAATCATAGCATCCCCGCTTTAGCATCACCTACCCACCCAAAGCTTCTGAAGTGTTCCCAGCGTTCTGTTAAAACAGCCTTAGTGGAGTGTGAATGGCTGTGCCCCTGCAAATTAACTCAATATGCAAGCATTCATTTACTTCTCCTGATTTGTAGAGGCATTTATCCCATTTCAACCTGCATTGCTGACACTGGGGATGTTTTAAATGAACCACTACTGATTCTAAGAGCTTGAGCTTGTAAAGCTTCTTATTTCTTGAGGTTAGTTTCTGCTGCTGACATTTACGCTATACATCTGTAGTCTAAAGCTGATCTACAGAGTGCCCAGTATATATTTGTCAGAGATGTTCTTTTTGCTCCTCATTCCTGTCCCGTAAAGCACTGCagtttaataatacatttatttctgatttcaTTGCTATGTTTATTCAAGGTGAGCTTTTCATTAAACCAGACTCCAAGGAATCTTACCACTTTCTCTTGCTCTAATGGTTGCCCATACATTTTTAAGGAGATAGGTCTGTGGAATTGCGAAAAAACATATCACTTGTGTTTTTGCTATTGATAATCTAAATCCCCAATTGTTTGCCCATTTCTCTACCTCATCAATTGCATCTTGTATTTTCTTAATCACATAAGAGACATTTCGTCCTCTTATCGAGAGAGCCCCATCATCAGCATACAGAGATTTtcctacattttgttttatgtgagaGAAGATATCATTAATCATTATATTGTATAATAGTGGACTGCACACACTGCCCTGTGCAGTTCTATTCTCCACTACATACACATTTGGATAATCTGTGCACACCCTTACTTGTATTTTCCttccaaacaaaaaagtatatCATATGCTTTTTCCGCATCGAAAAAGACTGCTACCACTACTTCTCTGTTGCTCTAAGCTTTCCTAATATCTGACTCTAAGCACAAAACTGAGTCAGTATCCCACACTATATTAAAGAGCTTAAAAACTACTGCAAGTGTTTTGTCCTTCATGTGCTCCATCATACTGTAGCAAACCCATCTTTCCCAGGTGAAGTCATACGTGCATTACTGATGGCTCTTTCTAATTCatataaattaaacaatgagTCCAGTGAATTTCCTGACGTGCCCTTTTCTCTAATATTTCTGGATTTCCTGCCATGATTTTTCTTCAGCGCTGTCTGGCTTCCAAGGTAAGATTTCAGAATTATGGATCTTCCTGAATGTTTCAGCCAGCAGTTCAGCCTTTTCCCTGTTACTGACTGTGGTTTGGCCACACTGCTCAGTACAGGTAGCTCATCATTTCTCCTTATGCCCCTATATTTCTAATCATGCCCCATATTGTACATCAGACAGCTGAGTCTCTCTCCTGATACTATTACAAAAGTTTTGCCAGTATGTGCGCTTCGCTGCTCTTATAGTTTTACTAACTATTGCTTGAGCCTTTTTGTACTGGAGTAAATTCCAAAATGAGAGATGAACTTTCATCATTCATGTCTAAAAACCATATTCCTTGTTTTTATGGCTTCCTTACAGCTAGCCTCTGTAACATCAATTGTAAAATAGGCTATAGTTTTGGTGCGATGAATGATATCTGACTTCAAATGATTTTGTTACATCATGTGCGCACGTTTTCACGGAAATCTTCATTTTGTTATTGGTTTCTGTCATATCGCTATATTTGATATAAGTCAAAGCCGACAATGTAAACATAGAGTACAAGGAAGTGGCATCGCTTTAAAAAggcagacacagcacagcataggCTACTTGAAACGAAATAGCGGACGCGTCTCGTGTGCATGCATTGAGATATTTCTGAGGTGGAGACAGTGCATGGAAACAAAACTGCTTTTTGAAACTCttccttttctcatttattacttttttgctagACATTTaactcctttttttccttttgtataGGCCTATCACCATATCTTCTGTGCAGTTGACGGTATGATGTCAGTACATAGTTTCCGTGGCACCAGAATGAGCGGAACTTCTGCGTTCATCTACATGCTCCTTAGTGTTTATTTTGCAGGCGACGTTGTTGGGTACAAGCCCGTCATTATAGTCCACGGGCTATTCGACGGCTCCCGTGAGCTGGCACACTTGACCCGCTTTATCAGCAAGGTGAGTGAATTAGATAATTAATTCATAACGactgtaaaatgtgttgtttgaATAAATCGCTTTCACTGGCCTGATTCGATGCAGCTGGAAGTATAGTTTAGGTTCAGTTACATGAAAATACGCACTTAGTATAGATATTGttattcctctttttaaaaaaaacttaacctCTGTATTTACAAGTGGTCCGATCTCAGACTTGTCGGACTTTCCAATGCCCTCATGCTCGCACCTACAGTATAATAGGCCTATAATGGGTAagtggtcttgtaacctaaaggtcacaggaaCGATTCCTGCGTAgggcactgccactgtaccctcgagcaaggtaattaacctgcattgcttcggtatatattCTGCTGTATGagtggatgcaatgtaaacgctacgtaaaagttgtgtactgtagagcgtctgctaaatgcctgtaatgtaaccaAGCTAATTAACTGGGAGCTTGCACCTCGCAGCTCGGAGCGAGCTCGCTGCTCCGAGCTCTCAGATCATATGCTACCTGTCAGCTCGCACTTGCCAGAAGACATCTTGTCATCGTATGTGACTTTAATTATTGAAATGATAATGTGCATCATTGTAAGACGCAAAGGGATAGTTAAAGCTGGAGtagacatttttatattagaatatattttaatatcaaatatatatttcaatcaTATATTTATATCATACTTTAATACCTGGTCATGATAAAAAGATTATTTCTACATTCAATCCAGTTAGATAAATGCCCCCTCCCACATAATTTAACAATATACTGGTTTATAGGGATGCCAAAGAGCTTCAGAATGgatgcagagaaagagagtttgATGCAGTCTAGTGCTTATTTACGACTGTGACAttctatgtttaaaaatactgtgATGTCCCTGTACAGTATTGATACCAttcaaaatgctaaatatgacatattatgaatgtattttgcACTGTAGCTATAGGCCTTCATACcattgcagaaaaaaagttctgtTCTCTCCAGTTATCTGAGCTCTCACTAACCTCCACTTCTCAGTCACATCCAGGTACAAATGTGACAGTGATTGACTTGTTTGACTACGAAGCCAGCCTAATGCCAATGTGGAAGCAAGTGCAGGGCTTCAAACAAGCTGTCCGCTCCATCCTGCAAAACGCTGTGGACGGTGTCCACCTCATCTGCTTTTCCCAAGGTCTTtactgcatgcatgtctgttttTAATAAGAATACTACAGCAAAATAATGGGTTACCTATGCATGTACTTCCTCTCTTATTCTTTTGATCCTTTCTCAGTGTCACAATGTAAAACATCTGTTGGGGTATCTTTAGAAATAAATTCACTTCTTGAGGAGTCAGCTTCTCTATTGTTTCTTCAAATTTAACATGTTGCCCTCACTTCTATTCAATTCAagttaatctctctctctctctctctctctctctctctctctctctctctctctctctctctctctctctctctctctctctctctctctctctctctctctctctctctctctctctctctctctctctctctctctgcaccattttttttacaggtggaTTGGTGTGTAGAGGAATTGTCTCCACTCTTCCAGACCACAATATTCACTCATTTATTTCGCTGTCTTCCCCACAGGGGGGCCAATATGGAGGTCAGTATTAAACATTCAcctcaataataacaataaaatgacaTGGCAGTCCCATTAAGCACAGCCAATACACATGATAGTCAATACTAACATGATCATTGCATGTTGTATGAGTTtggctttttaatatttttaataatttataccTACTGCTTCTCCTCATTTTCCTCTTTGGCACCAGAGAAGTGGTCGAAAcattacagtgaaataaagtgtattttttcctttgctTCAAATGTTTCTCACACCTCAGAGCTACATTTGCTctttaatacaattaaatgtttACCTATGTTTTGCCCTC carries:
- the LOC135262881 gene encoding lysosomal thioesterase PPT2-A-like, whose product is MMSVFSFRGTRRSGASGFICMLLSVSFAVYVVGYKPVIIVHGLFDSPKELVNLSRFISKSHPGTNVTVIDLFDYKASLKPMWKQVQGFTQVVRSILQNAVDGVHLICFSQGGLVCRGIVSTLPDHNIHSFISLSSPQGGQYGDTEYLKYAFPKFLKRQVYKICYRSVGQKLSICNYWKDPHHIDQYVKGNDYLALLNSERLNPSAAVWKKNFLRIKKLVLIGGPDDGVITPWQSSHFGFYDENEEVVEMKDQDVYVKDVFGLKTLDARGDLVVCVFPGVKHTSWHSNEAVYNDCIDKWLT